From one Passer domesticus isolate bPasDom1 chromosome 15, bPasDom1.hap1, whole genome shotgun sequence genomic stretch:
- the NDE1 gene encoding nuclear distribution protein nudE homolog 1, with translation MEDSEGHHFSSVEEETRYWKELAMKYKQCAESTQEELREFQEGSREYEAELEAQLQQTESRNRDLLSENSRLRMELESVKEKIEMQHSEGYRQISALEDDLAQTRAIKEQLQKYIRELEQENDDLERAKRATIMSLEDFEQRLNQAIERNAFLESELDEKENLLESVQRLKDEARDLRQELAVQQKQEKPKTPMRAPLEAERTDTAVQASLSVPSTPAMRRTPISIPTPGTFRRGLEDSYGATPLTPAARISALNIVGDLLRKVGALESKLASCRNFVYEQSPNRPSVSMYMNRDVLETRLSPHQPLCDTGMVKRLEFGTRPSHVPGPMSHPSQSVVKMLL, from the exons ATGGAAGACTCAGAAGGACATCACTTCAGCTCAGTGGAAGAGGAAACCAGATACTGGAAGGAGTTGGCTATGAAATACAAGCAGTG TGCTGAGAGTACGCAGGAGGAATTGCGTGAATTCCAAGAGGGGAGCCGAGAGTATGAAGCTGAGCTggaggctcagctgcagcaaacAGAGTCCAGGAACAGAGACCTTCTGTCAGAAAACAGCCGCCTGCGGATGGAGCTGGAGTCAGTGAAg GAAAAGATTGAAATGCAGCATTCAGAAGGATACAGGCAAATCTCTGCGCTGGAAGATGACTTGGCACAGACAAGAGCTATTAAAGAGCAGCTTCAGAAATACATTCGAGAACTTGAGCAAGAAAATGATGATTTGGAAAGAGCAAAAAG AGCCACTATAATGTCCCTGGAGGATTTTGAACAGCGTTTAAACCAGGCTATtgaaagaaatgcttttctgGAGAGTGAGCTGGATGAGAAGGAAAACCTTCTGGAGTCTGTGCAGCGCCTGAAAGATGAAGCTAGAG atcTACGACAAGAACTTGCAGTGCAGCAGAAACAGGAGAAGCCCAAAACACCAATGAGAGCTCCCCTGGAAGCAGAAAGAACAGACACTGCAGTTCAGGCCTCCTTATCTGTGCCCTCAACGCCCGCAATGCGCCGGACACCCATCAGCATTCCCACCCCTGGCACCTTTAGGAGAG GTCTTGAGGACAGTTATGGTGCAACCCCTCTCACACCAGCTGCAAGAATATCTGCACTTAATATTGTGGGAGACTTGCTGCGAAAAGTGGGG GCTTTGGAGTCCAAGCTTGCATCTTGCCGAAACTTTGTGTATGAGCAGTCTCCAAACAGACCTTCAGTGTCCATGTACATGAACAGAGATGTCCTTGAAACACGCCTGAGTCCTCATCAGCCtctgtgtgacacagg GATGGTGAAACGCCTGGAGTTTGGAACACGGCCTTCACACGTCCCAGGACCCATGAGCCATCCCTCACAAAGTGTTGTCAAGATGCTGCTATGA